In Deltaproteobacteria bacterium, the genomic stretch CCGGCGGGGGTTCGGGGATTGGGGCTAGTATTGCCCAGGGCCTGGGGGCCGCCGGGGCGAAAGTAGTGGTGAACTATTCCAGAACCAATGCCGGGGCCGAGGAAGTAGTTCAAAATATCGTAGATCAGGGCGGCAAGGCCCTGGCCTTTAAAGCGGACGTGAGCCGGGAAGAAGAAGTTCAGGCCCTTTTTAAGACCGCCATCCAGGAGTTTGGAACCGTGGATATCCTGGTAAGCAACGCCGGGATTCAAAAGGATGCCCCCTTTCTGGAAATGCTTCTTGATGATTGGCTGCAGGTTTTGAATATTAATTTAACCGGGGCCTTTTTATGCGCCAGGGAAGCTGCTCGGGAGTTTCGTCGCCGGGGAGTGGTCCCGGAGCGTTCTCGATCCGCCGGCAAGATTATATTTATCAGTTCGGTCCATGAAGTCATACCCTGGTCCAGGCACGTAAACTATGCCGCCTCCAAGGGAGGCATTATGCTCTTTATGAAAAGCCTGGCCCAGGAGCTGGCTCCTTACAAAATCCGGGTTAACAGCATTGCCCCGGGGGCCATCAGGACCCGGATCAACCGGGGGGCCTGGGAAACCCCGGAAGCCGAGGCGAACCTGCTGAAGCTTATCCCCTACGGGCGGGTGGGTGATCCGGTCGACATCGCCAACGCCGCTGTCTGGCTGGCTTCCGACGAGTCGGATTATGTCCACGGAACCACTCTTTTTGTGGACGGCGGCATGACCCTGTACCCGGCCTTTGCCGAAGGGGGCTAAGGCCGGACTATGTTTGATCCAAAAGGAACTTCCATGAAAAAGATTTTGGCCGCCGACATCGGGGGAACCAACAGCCGCTTTGCCTGTTTTCAATGGGCGGATGACCAATCCCTTTCCCTGGTGGAATCAAAATGGTTTAAGACCCGGGAGGTTTCATCTTTTAGCCGGTTATTGGACCAGCTTCAATCATCCACGTTTCCTCTGCCGGTAGAGGAGGCGGATATAGCGGTATTTGCCATAGCCGGTCCGGTTGAGCAGGGACAGTTTAGCCATCCTCCCTATATACCCTGGGAGGTTGATCTTTCCGGAGCAGATCAGAAGTTTGGGTTGAAACAGTGGGAGCTCATCAACGATTTCGTCGCCCAGGCCTATGCCTGCCGTTCCCCCATTATTGAAGCAGCGCTTCAGATTATACCAGGGGAAGTGGATCCCACAATGCCGTTGGCCGTAATCGGTGCCGGCACGGCCCTGGGACAGGCCGCTTTGGTTCCCGATTGCCAAGACGGGTACGAAGCCGTCCCCTCCGAGGGAGGACATGCTCCGTTCCCCTTCGTTTCGGGAGAAGAATTCGAGTACATGAATTTTCTGCTTCGTGAAGGGAGAGACCCCTATGTGCTGTCGAATACCGTGGTTTCCGGAAAAGGGTTGAGTTTGATCCATCAGTATCTGACCGGGGAAAAGCTGGAACCGGCTGAAGTAGCACCAAGGCTAATAGGGGACTCCGAAACCCTGACCTGGATGGCCCGATTTTACGGAAGGGCCTGCCGGGTATATGCGCTTCAGGTTGTAGCCAGAGGGGGGGTGTATATTGCCGGAGGGGTAGCCGCCAGGACCCCGCAACTGATCACCCACCCATCTTTTAAGGCCGAGTTTACTCATTCAAAAACCATGGGGTCTTTGCTGAAAAAAATCCCGGTTTTTCTTGATGTGAATGAGGAAAGCGGCCTTTGGGGGGCGGCCCTTCGTGGGGTCCAGCGGTTAAAGGCCCAGGTTCGAAATGGCCCGAGATAAGGAGAAAGCGGCATAACAGCCTGGTTAATCAACTTAATAATTAACCCTGGAGGGATAGAATGACAGTTAAAACGCTCATATGTCTAGACCGGGACGGCACTCTTATTTACGACAGCCGGGAACATCTTTTCCTTGGCCGGAACGAAAACTGGAAGTCGAAGGTAAAAATCCTGCCTCGGGTGACGGAAGGCCTGAAAATCCTGGCTGCTATCCCCGATTCGGCCATCTACATGATTACCAACCAGGCCGGGGTGGCGATTACCGACTACCCCCGTCTTACTCTGGAAATGGCCCATGAAGTCTGTTCATATGTTCTGGAAAAATTAAGAAACCGGGGGGGATCCATCAAGGGATACTTTTTGTGTCCTCACGCAACCCAGGAATACATGCGGAGCAAACCGGATGTACGTTTCGACCCGGCCTTTGTTCGCGAGTGCACTTGTTTAAAACCTGCCTTGGGCATGGTTTTCGCGGCCCTTAAAGCGGAGGACATCACTCCGGGGAATGTCCGGGTTTATGTGATTGGAGATAGGGCCAGCGACGTTCAAACCGCCTTGAATATCGGGGGAACAGGAATTCTCATTCCCTTTGAAAATGAACCAAACGAAGAGGAAAAGGTAATAAAACTGGGGAAGGACCATCCTATTTACATAGCCCGGAATCTGGTTGAGGCCGCTGAGTTCATCCGCGAGAGAGAAGATAACGTCTCGGATTATTGAATTTTAAGAATCAAACGGAGAAAAAAACGATGAGCGCCGAAAAAAAGCGTCTGGAAGCCCAACGACTGGGAAAAGAAAACTGGCGCCTCTGGGGGCCTTATTTGAGTGAGCGTGCCTGGGGGACTGTCAGGGAAGACTACAGTGCCAATGGTGAGGCCTGGGAATATTTTGATCATGACCAGGCGCGTTCAAGGGCCTATCGCTGGAATGAAGACGGGATTGGGGGCCTCTGTGATGAACAACAGCGTTTGTGTCTGGCCCTGGCTTT encodes the following:
- a CDS encoding glucose 1-dehydrogenase — encoded protein: MEPSIACRLLLPGQTAIVTGGGSGIGASIAQGLGAAGAKVVVNYSRTNAGAEEVVQNIVDQGGKALAFKADVSREEEVQALFKTAIQEFGTVDILVSNAGIQKDAPFLEMLLDDWLQVLNINLTGAFLCAREAAREFRRRGVVPERSRSAGKIIFISSVHEVIPWSRHVNYAASKGGIMLFMKSLAQELAPYKIRVNSIAPGAIRTRINRGAWETPEAEANLLKLIPYGRVGDPVDIANAAVWLASDESDYVHGTTLFVDGGMTLYPAFAEGG
- a CDS encoding glucokinase; protein product: MKKILAADIGGTNSRFACFQWADDQSLSLVESKWFKTREVSSFSRLLDQLQSSTFPLPVEEADIAVFAIAGPVEQGQFSHPPYIPWEVDLSGADQKFGLKQWELINDFVAQAYACRSPIIEAALQIIPGEVDPTMPLAVIGAGTALGQAALVPDCQDGYEAVPSEGGHAPFPFVSGEEFEYMNFLLREGRDPYVLSNTVVSGKGLSLIHQYLTGEKLEPAEVAPRLIGDSETLTWMARFYGRACRVYALQVVARGGVYIAGGVAARTPQLITHPSFKAEFTHSKTMGSLLKKIPVFLDVNEESGLWGAALRGVQRLKAQVRNGPR
- a CDS encoding HAD hydrolase-like protein; protein product: MTVKTLICLDRDGTLIYDSREHLFLGRNENWKSKVKILPRVTEGLKILAAIPDSAIYMITNQAGVAITDYPRLTLEMAHEVCSYVLEKLRNRGGSIKGYFLCPHATQEYMRSKPDVRFDPAFVRECTCLKPALGMVFAALKAEDITPGNVRVYVIGDRASDVQTALNIGGTGILIPFENEPNEEEKVIKLGKDHPIYIARNLVEAAEFIREREDNVSDY